The genomic stretch GCACCAGCTCGACAGCACCTACCAGCAGTTTGAACGGCTGAAAGTCGGTAACGGTCGAACGGCTGGCTATCGCATGAGCACGGATCAACACCTGGAAGCGCTCCGGGCCTCAAGTGACGTGCTCTGGGAGAACCGACGGTACCGCTCCACCTACGTCGTCGATGCGCCAGCTCTGCGTCAGCACCTCGGGCAAGGAGTCCCCGTGCTGCACCTCGGCCAGGTCGGTGCCATCGATGCCGTCCGGAAGGCGTTTCCAACAGTCCGATGGACGGTGGTCGCTCTCACCTGTCCTCGCGATCTGGCAGAACAGCGAATAGTCGCCCGCCAGACCGGCGACACGGGCGAGCGACTCAGAGCCTGGGACGCGACCGAGCCACTCACCACCGCCGACATCGTCGTTGACACGTCCGCGATCCAGCCCGATGAGGCCGCAACGCTGATCGACCACACCAGCCGGCGCGCGGCAGCGATGGGGCAGTAACCGGCCGGCTGCCGGCATGTGGTTCAAACTTTCTGTACGTCTTCAAGGCGGCCCTGGACGGGCCGCACGCGCCGCCGCCTGGGCGCGCGTCCGTCGCTCCGCTGGCGCTCCGACTCCGGCCACGCAACACGCCCGGCGGCTGGCGCGAAGGGCGGAAAGCCCGGGGGCCGCCGCAGACGGGACGGGTGTAAAAGTGGTGGAGGTTCGTCGCCGGCAGCCGGCCGCGCCGCGCCCGAGCGGCGCGGCGCAGGGGGAGGGCACGCGGGGTCCGCGTTGCGGGTCGCGGCCGTCGGGGTCGGGGTTGGCGGCGCGAGTGTGCCGGGCCGCCCCTCCAAGCTCAAGGGCGCTTCGCGTCGCAAGCGACGGCCCTGCGGGCCGCCCTTGACCTCGGAGCCTCTGCGACCCTCGGGCAGGAGTCGTGGGCAGGCCGATGGCCTGCCCTTAATGGTGCGCGCCGCCAACCCCGACCCCGACTCGTCGCCGGTCGCGCGGGGCGTCAAGGTCCGCTTGACGTGGCGGGCTGGGCGGGTGGCCTGCTTGCCAACGGACGGGTCGACGAGCGGTGGGCGGACTGGTGCCGCCATCCCTTGACCACTGATAGCAGGCGCACGGCCGCGAGGGCAGCAGACAGCAGGTGAAGAACGGCTGTCGTTCAGCCGACAGAAGATTGGACCGCTGGACCGGTACCTCCAATCTGTTCTAGTAGATCAGAATGACCACAAGACATTGACTGCTTGCTGTGGGCCAAATGACGGTCAGGAAACCAAGTGGGGGACACGTGGGTTTCTTTGAAGGAAAAAAACCGGCGGCGATTCTGAAGCACGCCGTCATCGACAAGTACGTCAGCCCGTTTGCTGGAAAGACTGGGCTGTACTCCCCTGGCCACAGGGTTGCGGTGATCGACGGCTATGCGGGGGAGGGTAGGTACGATAACGGAGACGAGGCTTCTCCTGCACTGTTGCTTCGCAAGGCGCGCGAGCTACAGGGCGTCAATCGGCAGTTAGAGGGATACTTCGTTGAGAGTGACCCTACGTCGCTGATGAAGCTCCGGCAGATGGTCGCGGCAGAGGGGGTAG from Micromonospora craniellae encodes the following:
- a CDS encoding phosphotransferase-like protein, with protein sequence MRGVILYGPPASGKDTITQALHQLDSTYQQFERLKVGNGRTAGYRMSTDQHLEALRASSDVLWENRRYRSTYVVDAPALRQHLGQGVPVLHLGQVGAIDAVRKAFPTVRWTVVALTCPRDLAEQRIVARQTGDTGERLRAWDATEPLTTADIVVDTSAIQPDEAATLIDHTSRRAAAMGQ